The sequence below is a genomic window from Sphingobacterium sp. ML3W.
GACCCTTGCGGCTAAAGTGGGTAAGAATTTGGGTCTTACCCCTGCGGAAGAATTGGACCCTTTGACCGTGCAATTTGCGAAGCAAAATCATCCAGAATACCCAATAATGGCCAATAAACCCGAAGTAGAGAAATCACCCGGGCTCAGTATGGCTAATAAAGCTGGTAATGAACGTTTAGATACTAAAAAAGTTGCATTTTTGGTTGCAAATGGTGTCAGTAAAGCTTCTGTCGATAAATTGAAAGGTGCATTAACCAAAGAAGGTGCTGAGGTTGTTTTGGTTTCTACCCATGTGGGTAAATTGACCTATAAGGAAGGAGGAGAGGAAGATATCGCACATACTTATTTAATAGATGCTTCAGTCTGCTTTGATGCGTTCTATACTCCAGAAGGTGATTCTGTAGCTGTTTTAAAAGGCGAGCCAGATTATTTTCAATTTATAAATGAAGCGTTTAGACACTGCAAGGTAATTGGATTTGCCAAAGGTGCCGAAGAACTGATTGGAGGTACATATTTGAAAGACACAGAAAATGATAAAGGCATTGTATTAGAATCGAAATCAAATCTCAGTGAAGATTTTATAGCGACTCTGCGTCACAACCGCATTTGGGAAAGAGAAGATAGTCGTAAGGTACCTGTGTAAGTTATTTTTGCGATGGTATTGTAACCTTCCCCTAGCGCAAAGTTAGGGGAAGGTTACATCCATTTTATTGTTTCAAATTATATCATTTAAAATCAATAAGACCGTAAGTCATCGATATGATGAATGCGGACAAAGACACTGCCTTGTATGATTCATAGCGTTCGATTCAAAGCAATAATCGATACGAATACCATTTTTCCTCTCCTCGTTAACAGCTTTTATAAACGGGCTTTAAATGACAGAGCTTAAAGTAAACTCCAATTTATCACTGATCTGTGCTGATGATCCAGCGTTGGATATCTCTATTTTTAAAATCAGGTATTACATTAATATCCACGATCGAAGGGAAGATAGTTGTAAAATTTTTAATGTCTCTTCGGTCTGGGACAATGCAATAGTCATCACCTCTAATTGTAGGGTGTCAAAAATAAAATTGAAGTCTTGAGAAAGGCATATAGTTTAGCTTCATAATAGTTAACACGCTTAATAGTTGAGATTTTTGTTGCTTCAGTTGAAGAAATGGAGGCTTCAGTAGGAATACTTTATCGCTTTCTCTAGGCGCAGGTTTTGTGATGGTGACACGTTTTGTTGTATAAGATGCTTCTTATTTGGGATAAATAATTTGTTTTTGAAAAAACTAGCCTATATCGTTAATAAGAGCTGGTACCTATTTTATTTAATGAACGCATTGTTCTCGAATTATACCTGCGAATTGCGTTAAAAGTTCCTGCTGTTTTATAAGCGATAAACACCTAGTTATAAAAGCGTTGAACATGTTATTATAATTGCTATTTCTATTGATCATATAGTCAGTAGGTGAAAATTGCTGTCCCCTAGTATTGAAAAAAAGATTAGTTATTCATAGAACATGAATACTTATAAGCGTAAAGATTCTTTGTTGTAAACAAAGAATCTAGAGGTGAGCATTAAGTACCCTGGATTTCTTCAAATTTGACTTCGTTTTACAATTAAGGTATCGCTTAATTATACGAATTACATAATTTGAGCGAAAAAGTGGCTAGCAAAATCTAAAAGGTAATCTCGGAAAGGGACAGATTCAATGTGAAAATGGGGTGTATGGTATTTAAAGCGTGTTTTAATTTATGTGAATAGTATGAATTAGTGCTTTTTTACCGAGGCGAGATGATACTTGCAGTGCTAACTTATTGAATTTTTAATAGTTCGTTATCCACATTCCAATAGTTCTTTAGGTATCAATAACGATAATCGCTCATTTTCAATGTTTAATATTCGAAGAGGTTTACAGCCATACGTGATTCAGGGGTGATATTATACAAAGGGAAGGGCCAGCTTCTGTCCGAATGATGATAATGATAAGGTCGCCATGATTGGAGGAAGGAAAAGATGGTGAGTGATGGTTTAATTAAACAGAAAAAGCCTTACTTTTAGTAAGGCTTTTTAAGCAGTGCTCCCAACTGGGCTCGAACCAGTGACCAAAAGATTATGAGTCTTCTACTCTAACCAACTGAGCTATAGGAGCGGTTATTTTTGCTTTGTCAATTTGTGGCGTTTACCCCGTTTTGACGATGCAAATATGGATACAAATATTAATATTTGCAAATAAAATGATGAAAAAAATTAAAAATATTATCCTCGATTATGGGGATGTGGTCTTTATGATAGACTTTTTAAGGATGGAGTCTGCCTTTAGTGACTTGGGTATCAAAAATGTACGACAATATTACGGTCATCGTGCACAAACAAAACTTTTTGACGATTTTGAGCAAGGAAAAATTCCTGCAAAGGCATTTCGAGAGGGGATTCGTGAAATTTCAGGACTTTTGTCATTGAGTGATGCAGAAATCGACGCTGCTTGGAATGCGATGTTGATCGGTGTTGCTGAGGGAAGTCATGAATTATTATTGAAATTGAAAGATAAATACCGCTTATTCTTATTGAGCAATAATAATGAAATCCATTATCAATGGATTATGGATCATCTGAAAAATAAGTTTGGGCTGGCAGATAATACCATTTTT
It includes:
- a CDS encoding HAD family hydrolase, encoding MKKIKNIILDYGDVVFMIDFLRMESAFSDLGIKNVRQYYGHRAQTKLFDDFEQGKIPAKAFREGIREISGLLSLSDAEIDAAWNAMLIGVAEGSHELLLKLKDKYRLFLLSNNNEIHYQWIMDHLKNKFGLADNTIFFEKDYYSHLMGMRKPNSDIFEFVLNAHDLVPAETIFIDDSPQHLNTAKGLGLQTYLLTKPDTLRELIYREGLLEN